The Leisingera caerulea DSM 24564 genome contains a region encoding:
- a CDS encoding cold-shock protein: protein MPSGTVKWFNTTKGYGFIEPDEGGKDVFVHISAVERSGMTGLADNMKVGYELSEGRDGRKMAAELKAL from the coding sequence ATGCCAAGCGGCACCGTGAAGTGGTTTAACACCACCAAGGGGTATGGGTTTATTGAACCCGATGAAGGCGGCAAGGATGTGTTCGTGCACATTTCAGCGGTGGAGCGGTCGGGCATGACCGGCCTCGCCGACAATATGAAAGTCGGCTACGAGCTGTCCGAAGGCCGCGACGGCCGGAAAATGGCTGCAGAGCTTAAAGCGCTTTGA
- a CDS encoding dihydrofolate reductase, giving the protein MITLIAARARNGAIGKDNDIPWFAPEDLKAFQRETLGGAIIMGRNTWDSLPVKPLKNRLNLVVSSNPEAADIVLPSIEAAVEEAHAQGHRRVYGIGGEGIYRGMLGMADRLLITEVDLTIEEADAFFPEFDPDNWVKAGETVLRDSDPACVMVEYLRRA; this is encoded by the coding sequence ATGATTACCCTGATCGCTGCGCGGGCGCGCAACGGGGCCATCGGCAAGGACAATGATATCCCCTGGTTTGCGCCGGAGGATTTGAAGGCGTTTCAGCGCGAGACCCTGGGCGGCGCCATCATCATGGGCCGCAACACCTGGGACAGCCTGCCGGTGAAACCCTTGAAGAACCGGCTGAACCTGGTGGTGTCCTCGAACCCCGAGGCGGCAGATATTGTGCTGCCGTCAATCGAAGCGGCGGTGGAAGAGGCCCATGCGCAGGGGCACCGGCGCGTCTACGGCATTGGCGGTGAGGGGATCTACCGCGGGATGCTGGGTATGGCGGACCGGCTGCTGATCACCGAGGTGGATTTGACCATTGAAGAGGCGGATGCCTTTTTCCCGGAGTTCGATCCGGACAATTGGGTCAAGGCCGGTGAAACGGTCCTGCGGGACAGCGATCCGGCCTGCGTGATGGTTGAATATCTGAGGCGGGCGTGA
- a CDS encoding thymidylate synthase translates to MQHYLDQLRHILDNGVPSDDRTGTGTLSCFGMQARYSLADGFPLVTTKKLHLRSIIHELLWFLSGDTNIRYLKENGVSIWDEWADENGDLGPVYGHQWRRFPKLELAEGTTGDEPLYRAGSVDQIADLVEMIRKSPDSRRLIVSAWNPADVPDMALPPCHTLWQVRVAGGKMHLQLYQRSADMFLGVPFNIASYALLLAMLAHVTGYEAGDFVHTMGDAHIYSNHVEQVKLQLSRSPKPLPQLRIKRQVSSIFDFKYEDFEILNYDPDPGIKAPVAV, encoded by the coding sequence ATGCAGCATTATCTGGATCAGCTGCGCCATATTCTGGACAATGGCGTACCGTCGGACGACCGCACCGGCACCGGCACGCTGAGCTGTTTCGGGATGCAGGCGCGCTACAGCCTGGCCGACGGGTTTCCGCTGGTCACCACTAAGAAGCTGCATCTGCGGTCGATCATCCATGAGTTGCTGTGGTTCCTGTCGGGGGACACCAACATCCGGTACCTGAAGGAAAACGGCGTTTCGATCTGGGACGAGTGGGCGGATGAGAACGGCGATCTGGGTCCGGTTTACGGCCACCAGTGGCGCCGGTTCCCCAAGCTGGAGCTGGCCGAAGGCACCACCGGGGATGAGCCGCTGTACCGGGCGGGCAGTGTCGATCAGATCGCGGATCTGGTGGAGATGATCCGCAAAAGCCCCGACAGCCGCCGCCTGATCGTTTCGGCCTGGAATCCGGCGGACGTGCCGGACATGGCGCTGCCGCCGTGCCATACGCTGTGGCAGGTGCGGGTCGCGGGCGGCAAGATGCATTTGCAGCTGTACCAGCGGTCTGCCGACATGTTCCTGGGCGTGCCGTTCAACATCGCCTCTTATGCGCTGCTGCTGGCCATGCTGGCGCATGTGACCGGATACGAGGCGGGGGATTTCGTGCATACGATGGGCGATGCGCATATCTATTCCAACCATGTGGAGCAGGTGAAGCTGCAGCTGTCGCGCAGCCCCAAGCCGCTGCCGCAGCTGCGGATCAAGCGGCAGGTCAGCTCGATCTTCGATTTCAAGTACGAGGATTTCGAGATCCTGAACTATGACCCGGATCCGGGCATCAAAGCGCCGGTCGCGGTCTGA